One Curtobacterium herbarum genomic window carries:
- a CDS encoding TetR/AcrR family transcriptional regulator, whose protein sequence is MPRAGLDPSVVTEAAAALADENGLAQLSMSTVADRLGVKPPSLYKHVAGLPDLTRRIAALAAAELTGELTDATRGRTGREALAAAARTVRRYVQEHPGRYAATTGTRPAEADDPLATALDRSLSSFVTVLRDYGLDPADEVHALRMLRSMLHGFATLEVSGGFQLGTDVDESFTWMIDFLDQGLRARASDGGGRAVVDDEGVAAR, encoded by the coding sequence GTGCCTAGGGCCGGACTCGATCCCTCCGTCGTCACCGAGGCGGCCGCCGCCCTGGCCGACGAGAACGGCCTCGCCCAGCTGAGCATGAGCACCGTCGCGGACCGGCTCGGCGTGAAGCCGCCGTCGCTCTACAAGCACGTGGCAGGCCTCCCGGACCTGACCCGACGGATCGCCGCGCTCGCCGCCGCGGAGCTCACCGGGGAACTGACCGACGCGACCCGGGGGCGGACCGGACGGGAGGCCCTGGCCGCCGCCGCGCGCACCGTGCGTCGGTACGTGCAGGAGCACCCCGGCCGCTACGCGGCCACCACCGGCACCCGCCCGGCAGAGGCCGACGACCCGCTCGCCACGGCCCTCGATCGGTCACTGTCGTCCTTCGTCACCGTCCTCCGCGACTACGGACTCGACCCGGCCGACGAGGTGCACGCGCTCCGGATGCTCCGCAGCATGCTGCACGGGTTCGCCACGCTCGAGGTGTCCGGCGGGTTCCAGCTCGGCACCGACGTCGACGAGAGCTTCACGTGGATGATCGACTTCCTCGACCAGGGACTCCGGGCACGGGCGTCGGACGGGGGCGGGCGCGCGGTCGTCGATGACGAGGGCGTCGCTGCTCGGTAG
- a CDS encoding nucleotide disphospho-sugar-binding domain-containing protein, which translates to MNRPRTVPSYLLCAPPVYGHLAPLVAVGRGLVVRGHEVTMLTGAKYHDLVASAGIRHVPLPASVDFDDGQMEEVLGDAGSARGITRVREGMLAVFVRVIPGQYRAMRALLDRGGFDAVLGEAAFTGLAPYLALPPEDRLPVLGVGTTPVTMGSVDTAPFGAGLQPGRGPIGALRNRLLTAALRPALTQPLRRAADTMLAQVGAPPSPIDTFDFAYRCFDQLFQLGVAELEYPRRELPTSVHFVGPLRSTDDPQQAESLPDWWRDLRLGRPVVHVTQGTIDNVDLGRLVVPALRALADEDVLVVVSTGGRPVDEVERAFGGALPGNARVATHLPYDRLLPLCDVVVTNGGFGGVQRALAHGVPLVVAGSTEDKPEVAARVAWAGCGRDLRTGTPRAQAVGRAVAEVLTSPSFAARSREVAAAIARLPDPVDVIEAALTAAVARR; encoded by the coding sequence ATGAATCGACCGAGAACCGTGCCGTCGTACCTGCTCTGCGCCCCACCCGTCTACGGCCACCTGGCACCGCTCGTCGCCGTCGGGCGCGGCCTCGTCGTGCGCGGACACGAGGTCACGATGCTCACCGGCGCGAAGTACCACGACCTCGTCGCCTCCGCCGGGATCCGGCACGTCCCCCTGCCCGCGAGCGTCGACTTCGACGACGGGCAGATGGAGGAGGTGCTCGGTGACGCCGGCAGTGCCCGTGGCATCACCCGTGTCCGCGAGGGCATGCTCGCCGTCTTCGTCCGGGTCATCCCGGGCCAGTACCGGGCGATGCGTGCGCTGCTGGACCGCGGCGGGTTCGACGCGGTCCTCGGCGAGGCGGCTTTCACGGGTCTCGCACCGTACCTCGCCCTCCCACCGGAGGACCGCCTGCCCGTCCTCGGCGTGGGGACGACACCGGTGACGATGGGGAGCGTCGACACGGCTCCGTTCGGCGCCGGCCTGCAGCCCGGACGGGGACCGATCGGCGCTCTCCGCAACCGCCTGCTCACCGCTGCGCTGCGACCGGCGCTCACCCAGCCGCTCCGTCGCGCGGCCGACACGATGCTGGCGCAGGTCGGCGCGCCGCCGTCCCCGATCGACACCTTCGACTTCGCCTACCGGTGCTTCGACCAGCTGTTCCAGCTGGGTGTGGCGGAGCTCGAGTACCCACGCCGTGAGCTGCCCACCTCGGTGCACTTCGTCGGACCGCTGCGATCGACGGACGACCCGCAGCAGGCCGAGTCCCTGCCGGACTGGTGGCGGGACCTCCGTCTCGGCCGCCCCGTCGTGCACGTCACGCAGGGCACGATCGACAACGTCGACCTCGGTCGGCTGGTGGTCCCGGCCCTGCGCGCACTGGCCGACGAGGACGTCCTGGTCGTCGTGAGCACCGGCGGACGGCCGGTCGACGAGGTGGAACGTGCCTTCGGCGGCGCGTTGCCGGGGAACGCGCGCGTGGCGACCCACCTGCCCTACGACCGCCTGCTGCCGCTGTGCGACGTGGTCGTGACGAACGGCGGGTTCGGCGGGGTGCAGCGAGCCCTGGCCCACGGTGTCCCCCTCGTCGTCGCGGGCTCGACCGAGGACAAGCCCGAGGTCGCAGCCCGGGTCGCCTGGGCCGGCTGCGGGCGCGATCTGCGGACCGGGACACCCCGGGCCCAGGCCGTCGGCCGTGCGGTTGCCGAGGTGCTGACGTCACCGTCGTTCGCGGCGCGGAGTCGCGAGGTCGCCGCGGCGATCGCCCGACTCCCCGATCCGGTGGACGTCATCGAGGCAGCCCTCACCGCGGCGGTCGCGCGCCGCTGA
- a CDS encoding sugar ABC transporter ATP-binding protein: protein MAQTPLLTLDRVSKSFGPVQVITDVTVDVHAGKVQVLLGENGAGKSTLIKMMSGIHQPDGGRILVDGAEVSLPTVTAAERLGIATIHQELNLVGSLSVAENVMMGRIPTRFGLVDRKSLRRQAEAALAVIGLDVDVDTPVGELGIARQQLVEIAKALSVEARILILDEPTAALTRHETEALFRVVADLRARGVGMLFISHHLDEIAEIGDTVAVLRDGHFVAEVPASTPEDELVRLMVGRSIEEQYPTGSAVVDRADPVLRVEHLTAAGRFQDVSFDVHAGEIVGISGLVGAGRTELVRAIAGADGYDSGTVTVRGRQLGKGSVAGAIRAGIGHVPEDRKGQGLVLGASVNDNLGYATLASSARAGLVDFAGQKQRAEQVSARLRIRMHDIEQPIGSLSGGNQQKAVFGRWILAGSSVLLLDEPTRGVDVGAKVEIYELVNAITAAGGAVVMVSSELPEVLGMSDRVLVMRDGRIAGELDGSDATEDAVMTLAARDVPDTEADAA, encoded by the coding sequence ACGGCGCCGGCAAGTCGACCCTCATCAAGATGATGTCGGGGATCCACCAGCCCGACGGCGGACGGATCCTGGTCGACGGAGCCGAGGTGAGCCTCCCGACCGTCACGGCCGCCGAGCGGCTCGGCATCGCAACGATCCACCAGGAACTCAACCTGGTCGGCTCGCTCAGCGTGGCCGAGAACGTGATGATGGGCCGGATCCCGACCCGCTTCGGGCTGGTCGACCGGAAGTCGCTCCGTCGTCAGGCCGAGGCCGCGCTCGCCGTGATCGGGCTCGACGTCGACGTCGACACCCCCGTCGGCGAGCTCGGCATCGCGCGACAGCAGCTGGTCGAGATCGCGAAGGCGCTCAGCGTGGAGGCGCGGATCCTGATCCTGGACGAGCCCACGGCAGCACTCACCCGCCACGAGACCGAGGCGCTGTTCCGGGTCGTCGCCGACCTCCGCGCCCGGGGCGTGGGGATGCTGTTCATCAGCCACCACCTCGACGAGATCGCGGAGATCGGCGACACGGTCGCCGTGCTCCGCGACGGCCACTTCGTCGCCGAGGTCCCGGCGTCGACCCCGGAGGACGAGCTCGTCCGCCTGATGGTCGGCCGCAGCATCGAGGAGCAGTACCCGACCGGCAGCGCCGTCGTGGACCGCGCCGACCCGGTCCTCCGCGTCGAGCACCTCACCGCGGCCGGACGGTTCCAGGACGTCTCCTTCGACGTGCACGCCGGTGAGATCGTCGGCATCTCCGGACTCGTCGGCGCCGGACGCACCGAACTGGTCCGGGCGATCGCCGGGGCGGACGGCTACGACAGCGGCACGGTCACGGTCCGTGGACGGCAGCTCGGCAAGGGCAGCGTCGCCGGTGCGATCCGCGCCGGCATCGGCCACGTGCCGGAGGACCGCAAGGGTCAGGGCCTGGTGCTCGGCGCCTCGGTCAACGACAACCTCGGCTACGCCACGCTCGCGTCCAGCGCCCGGGCCGGACTCGTCGACTTCGCCGGACAGAAGCAGCGTGCCGAACAGGTCTCCGCCCGACTGCGGATCCGGATGCACGACATCGAGCAGCCGATCGGATCGCTCTCCGGCGGCAACCAGCAGAAGGCCGTCTTCGGTCGGTGGATCCTGGCCGGCTCGAGCGTGCTCCTGCTCGACGAACCCACCCGCGGCGTCGACGTCGGGGCGAAGGTCGAGATCTACGAACTCGTCAACGCCATCACCGCGGCCGGAGGTGCCGTCGTGATGGTGTCGAGCGAGCTGCCCGAGGTGCTCGGCATGAGCGACCGGGTCCTCGTGATGCGGGACGGCCGGATCGCCGGCGAACTCGACGGCTCCGACGCCACCGAGGACGCCGTGATGACCCTCGCCGCCCGCGACGTCCCGGACACCGAGGCCGACGCCGCCTGA
- a CDS encoding substrate-binding domain-containing protein: MKFSSFQKVATVGVVAGLVVLGTAGCNRTSSTGASGGGDMKITLALSTLNNPFFVEVRDGAKAEAKKQGVTLDVVDAQNDSAQQANQLQTASSGSTKAVIVNPVDSDAAGPSVTALNKAKIPVIAVDRTVNDASVDSFIASDNVAGGKQAADDLAKAIGEKGEILVLQGQAGTSASRDRGQGFAEGIKAYPNITVVGKQTANFDRATALDVTTNLLQAHPDVVGVFAENDEMALGAIKALGAKAGTSVKVAGFDGEADGLKAIEDGTLSSSVAQQPAKLGALAVDQAVKAVSGKADKTVQVPVVSVTKSNVGDFTK; this comes from the coding sequence ATGAAGTTCTCCTCCTTCCAGAAGGTCGCCACCGTCGGCGTCGTCGCCGGCCTGGTCGTCCTCGGCACCGCCGGGTGCAACCGCACGAGCAGCACCGGTGCCTCGGGCGGTGGCGACATGAAGATCACGCTCGCCCTCTCCACGCTCAACAACCCGTTCTTCGTCGAGGTCCGCGACGGCGCGAAGGCCGAGGCGAAGAAGCAGGGCGTCACCCTCGACGTCGTCGACGCCCAGAACGACTCCGCCCAGCAGGCCAACCAGCTGCAGACCGCCTCGAGCGGCAGCACGAAGGCCGTCATCGTCAACCCGGTCGACTCCGACGCCGCGGGCCCGAGCGTCACCGCACTGAACAAGGCGAAGATCCCGGTCATCGCCGTCGACCGCACCGTCAACGACGCCTCGGTCGACTCGTTCATCGCGAGCGACAACGTCGCCGGTGGCAAGCAGGCCGCCGACGACCTGGCGAAGGCGATCGGTGAGAAGGGCGAGATCCTCGTCCTCCAGGGTCAGGCCGGCACCTCCGCCAGCCGTGACCGCGGCCAGGGCTTCGCCGAGGGCATCAAGGCGTACCCGAACATCACGGTGGTCGGCAAGCAGACCGCGAACTTCGACCGTGCCACCGCGCTCGACGTCACGACCAACCTGCTGCAGGCCCACCCGGACGTCGTCGGCGTCTTCGCCGAGAACGACGAGATGGCCCTGGGCGCGATCAAGGCCCTCGGTGCGAAGGCCGGCACGAGCGTCAAGGTCGCCGGCTTCGACGGCGAGGCCGACGGCCTGAAGGCGATCGAGGACGGCACGCTGAGCAGCTCGGTCGCGCAGCAGCCCGCCAAGCTCGGTGCGCTGGCGGTCGACCAGGCCGTCAAGGCCGTCTCCGGCAAGGCCGACAAGACCGTCCAGGTGCCCGTCGTGTCGGTGACCAAGAGCAACGTCGGAGACTTCACCAAGTGA
- a CDS encoding CatA-like O-acetyltransferase, protein MGTLRPIDLSTWPRREHFAHYRDRVPCTYAMTVDVDVTELRSALSGTAVKSSIAVIWALSTIVNRHQEFRMALDPTGAPAVWDVVHPAFTVFNAERETFAGVWTPHRDDFPTFHDEAAEVVDRYRTATTLFPQADTPANTFDVSSIPWASFTGFTLQIGDGWDHLLPIITLGRYRRAAERTVMPVAVQVHHAAADGFHTARLVNELQELLAAPEWALTVVR, encoded by the coding sequence ATGGGGACCCTCCGACCGATCGACCTGTCCACCTGGCCGCGGCGTGAGCACTTCGCACACTACCGGGACCGCGTCCCCTGCACCTACGCGATGACGGTCGACGTCGACGTCACCGAACTCCGGTCGGCCCTCAGCGGGACGGCGGTCAAGAGCTCGATCGCCGTGATCTGGGCCCTGTCGACGATCGTGAACCGGCACCAGGAGTTCCGCATGGCGCTCGACCCGACCGGCGCTCCCGCGGTCTGGGACGTCGTGCACCCCGCGTTCACCGTGTTCAACGCCGAGCGGGAGACGTTCGCGGGGGTGTGGACGCCGCACCGGGACGACTTCCCGACCTTCCACGACGAAGCGGCCGAGGTCGTCGATCGGTACCGAACTGCGACGACGCTCTTCCCGCAGGCCGACACCCCGGCGAACACCTTCGACGTGTCGAGCATCCCGTGGGCGTCGTTCACCGGGTTCACGCTCCAGATCGGGGACGGGTGGGACCACCTGCTCCCGATCATCACGCTCGGACGGTACCGGCGGGCAGCGGAACGGACGGTGATGCCCGTCGCGGTCCAGGTGCACCACGCAGCGGCGGACGGGTTCCACACGGCACGACTGGTCAACGAGCTCCAGGAGCTGCTGGCGGCGCCGGAGTGGGCGCTGACGGTCGTGCGCTGA
- a CDS encoding ribokinase: protein MSRPTGTVVVVGSLNVDQVVTVDRHPAPGETLVATSFALLPGGKGANQAVAAARRGAPTVMVGSVGRDGAAEVATSLLADSGVDVTHVRAVDAPTGLATVTVDRTGENTIVVVPGANASTGEEAVLAASDTVASAAVVVLQGEVPADGIAAAATAATGRVLLNLAPVVPVGREVVLAADPLVVNEHEAALVLAQLVPDSVVPTDETALVGALRSLGIRSVVVTLGARGALVSAGGRDVDRPVVVAVPSPRVRAVDSSGAGDAFVGALAAGLAAGDTLLDAAGQAVRVGAFAVQGVGTQPSYPTLDDVLPRVGTEDAEVGA from the coding sequence GTGAGCCGTCCCACCGGAACCGTGGTCGTCGTGGGTTCGCTCAACGTCGACCAGGTCGTGACCGTCGACCGCCACCCCGCGCCGGGTGAGACGCTCGTCGCGACCTCCTTCGCCCTGCTGCCCGGCGGCAAGGGCGCGAACCAGGCCGTCGCGGCCGCCCGCCGGGGCGCGCCGACCGTGATGGTGGGGAGCGTCGGACGCGACGGTGCGGCGGAGGTGGCCACGAGCCTCCTGGCCGACAGCGGCGTCGACGTCACCCACGTCCGCGCGGTCGACGCCCCCACCGGGCTCGCGACCGTGACGGTCGACCGCACCGGCGAGAACACGATCGTCGTGGTCCCCGGGGCCAACGCGTCGACCGGGGAGGAGGCCGTGCTCGCGGCCTCGGACACCGTCGCGTCGGCCGCGGTGGTCGTCCTGCAGGGCGAGGTCCCCGCGGACGGCATCGCGGCCGCCGCCACGGCGGCGACCGGGCGGGTCCTGCTCAACCTGGCACCCGTCGTGCCGGTCGGACGGGAGGTCGTGCTCGCCGCCGACCCGCTCGTCGTCAACGAGCACGAGGCAGCCCTCGTGCTGGCGCAGCTCGTCCCCGACTCCGTGGTGCCGACCGACGAGACCGCACTGGTCGGCGCACTGCGGTCGCTCGGCATCCGGTCGGTGGTCGTGACGCTCGGCGCACGCGGTGCGCTGGTGTCCGCCGGTGGACGCGACGTCGACCGGCCCGTCGTCGTCGCCGTGCCGTCGCCCCGGGTGCGGGCCGTCGACTCCTCCGGTGCCGGTGACGCGTTCGTCGGCGCGCTGGCAGCCGGGCTGGCGGCGGGCGACACCCTGCTCGACGCGGCCGGACAGGCCGTCCGGGTCGGTGCGTTCGCCGTGCAGGGCGTCGGGACGCAGCCGTCCTACCCCACGCTCGACGACGTGCTGCCGCGGGTCGGTACCGAGGACGCGGAGGTCGGCGCGTGA
- a CDS encoding transcriptional regulator: MTTTPTTDRGSDGGGAFDEVVHAPNRLQICAFLEPLDQAEFSVVRDVLGASDSVTSKHVKVLQDAGYLTVRKPTGKGRVKTWLALTPEGRTAYRGHVAALRALLG, encoded by the coding sequence GTGACCACCACGCCGACGACCGACCGGGGGAGCGACGGGGGCGGCGCGTTCGACGAGGTCGTGCACGCCCCGAACCGTCTGCAGATCTGCGCGTTCCTCGAGCCGCTCGACCAGGCCGAGTTCTCGGTCGTGCGCGACGTGCTCGGCGCGAGCGACTCGGTGACGAGCAAGCACGTCAAGGTGCTGCAGGACGCCGGGTACCTGACGGTGCGCAAGCCGACCGGCAAGGGGCGCGTCAAGACGTGGCTCGCACTCACCCCGGAGGGCCGCACCGCCTACCGCGGACACGTCGCGGCCCTGCGCGCACTGCTGGGCTGA
- a CDS encoding ABC transporter permease — protein MSSTTVKAPNRSSSFTKFLANNGALVGLVVLCIALFIATPDFLTGRNLLNIGIQVSTVAVLAFGVTFVIVAGGIDLSVGSVAALSAMVSAWFFATAGLPGWLALVGGLVAGLVTGVVNGLASAYGKLPSFIATLAMLSVARGLTLVLSDGKPVPTSPQVSFLGGDIGPVPVPIIVLVVAALIASFILNRTVIGRSMYAVGGNAEAARLSGLPVKRIVVVVFGLSGLFAALAGLLLAGRLDSAQPQAASGYELDAIASVVIGGASLAGGVGRISGTFIGALVLVVIRNGLNLLNVSSFWQQVVIGLVIAVAVGFDVLRRKTRSS, from the coding sequence ATGTCATCGACCACTGTGAAGGCCCCGAACCGGTCCTCCTCGTTCACGAAGTTCCTGGCGAACAACGGCGCCCTCGTCGGCCTCGTCGTGCTCTGCATCGCCCTCTTCATCGCGACGCCGGACTTCCTGACCGGCCGCAACCTCCTCAACATCGGCATCCAGGTGTCGACCGTGGCCGTGCTCGCGTTCGGCGTCACGTTCGTCATCGTCGCGGGCGGCATCGACCTGTCCGTCGGGTCCGTCGCCGCGCTGTCGGCGATGGTGTCGGCGTGGTTCTTCGCGACCGCGGGGCTGCCGGGCTGGCTCGCCCTGGTCGGTGGTCTGGTCGCGGGGCTCGTCACCGGCGTCGTGAACGGCCTGGCGAGCGCCTACGGCAAGCTGCCGTCGTTCATCGCGACCCTGGCGATGCTCAGCGTCGCCCGTGGTCTCACGCTCGTGCTGTCGGACGGCAAGCCGGTGCCGACCTCGCCCCAGGTGTCGTTCCTCGGCGGTGACATCGGCCCGGTGCCGGTGCCGATCATCGTCCTCGTGGTCGCTGCCCTGATCGCGTCCTTCATCCTCAACCGCACCGTGATCGGTCGGAGCATGTACGCCGTCGGCGGCAACGCGGAGGCGGCACGGTTGTCGGGCCTCCCGGTCAAGCGCATCGTCGTCGTCGTGTTCGGCCTGTCCGGGCTGTTCGCCGCCCTCGCCGGCCTGCTGCTGGCGGGTCGCCTCGACTCGGCGCAGCCGCAGGCAGCCAGCGGCTACGAGCTCGACGCGATCGCGTCGGTCGTCATCGGTGGCGCCTCGCTCGCCGGCGGTGTCGGCCGGATCTCGGGCACCTTCATCGGTGCGCTCGTCCTCGTCGTGATCCGCAACGGCCTGAACCTGCTCAACGTCAGCTCGTTCTGGCAGCAGGTCGTCATCGGCCTGGTGATCGCGGTCGCCGTCGGGTTCGACGTGCTGCGCCGCAAGACGCGCAGCAGCTGA
- a CDS encoding GNAT family N-acetyltransferase, with translation MAVSFSVRRTVEDDWPLVRGLRVENATDNPISYGATLETTLAMTEADWRLRARRGQAEDATSLAAVETDTGRWIGMMSAQSHDDDGSDPVLTGVFVSPDRRGRENGVADALLDGILRWALERGATRLRLYVDEHAEPARRFYARHGFVPTGRTRPVGFTAGNTLELVRTLDSAARDGRTR, from the coding sequence ATGGCTGTCTCGTTCTCCGTCCGCCGAACCGTCGAGGACGACTGGCCGCTGGTGCGTGGCCTGCGCGTCGAGAACGCGACCGACAACCCGATCTCCTACGGGGCGACGCTCGAGACGACGCTCGCGATGACGGAGGCCGACTGGCGGCTCCGTGCCCGGCGCGGCCAGGCCGAGGACGCGACCAGCCTCGCTGCCGTCGAGACCGACACCGGGCGGTGGATCGGCATGATGAGCGCGCAGAGCCACGACGACGACGGGTCCGACCCTGTCCTCACCGGCGTCTTCGTGTCCCCTGACCGCCGCGGGCGGGAGAACGGGGTGGCCGACGCGCTGCTGGACGGCATCCTCCGGTGGGCGCTCGAACGAGGTGCCACGCGCCTCCGGTTGTACGTGGACGAGCACGCCGAGCCCGCGCGCCGCTTCTACGCACGGCACGGGTTCGTCCCCACGGGGAGGACGCGTCCGGTCGGGTTCACGGCCGGCAACACGCTCGAACTCGTCCGGACGCTGGACAGCGCCGCGCGGGACGGGCGCACCCGATGA
- a CDS encoding acetyltransferase — protein MGETIVLPAQSPRRTELESSGWVVVARSFAAQLDADRIDEYRLRTLVAGAPGFVRALGAPDADAVLELDRGTTGDYPGSVATQHEPLDRAGATPSAARRAFGAFLTDGELVAMTFVSVDGTDAETDFTVVHRTQRGRGLGVAVKAASVLALSAAGVTRFRTGGSADNAAIQRANDALGYVRDEEWVTLGRVGG, from the coding sequence ATGGGGGAGACCATCGTGCTGCCGGCGCAGTCGCCGCGGCGAACGGAACTCGAATCGAGCGGGTGGGTCGTCGTCGCCCGCTCGTTCGCCGCGCAGCTCGACGCGGACCGGATCGACGAGTACCGGTTGCGGACGCTCGTCGCCGGCGCTCCCGGATTCGTCCGCGCCCTGGGCGCCCCGGACGCCGACGCCGTGCTCGAGCTCGACCGGGGGACGACCGGGGACTACCCGGGGAGCGTCGCGACACAGCACGAGCCGCTCGACCGGGCCGGTGCGACGCCGTCGGCCGCGCGCCGGGCGTTCGGTGCCTTCCTGACGGACGGCGAACTCGTCGCGATGACGTTCGTCAGCGTCGACGGCACCGATGCCGAGACCGACTTCACCGTCGTCCACAGAACCCAGCGGGGTCGTGGCCTCGGCGTCGCGGTCAAGGCCGCCTCGGTCCTCGCGCTCTCCGCGGCGGGTGTCACGCGCTTCCGGACCGGCGGGTCGGCGGACAACGCCGCGATCCAGCGGGCGAACGACGCGCTCGGCTACGTCCGTGACGAGGAGTGGGTCACACTCGGGCGGGTCGGGGGCTGA
- a CDS encoding HAD family hydrolase — protein sequence MQNRRVPTGLRAVVFDVGETLVDESRIWWRSAELAGVPPFTLMALLGAMIERGEDHREVWRILGIPHPPVAPPIEAVDLYPDAVATLEAVRAHGLLVGIAGNQPAGVEQQLRAAGCAPDFIASSTSWGVAKPSPEFFDRVVAASGCRADEVLYVGDRLDNDVLPARAAGMWAAFIRRGPWGHVHAERIEVAQADLHLETLDGVVRALP from the coding sequence GTGCAGAACCGACGAGTCCCCACGGGCCTCCGGGCGGTCGTCTTCGACGTGGGCGAGACGCTCGTGGACGAGTCCCGGATCTGGTGGCGCAGCGCCGAGCTCGCGGGCGTCCCACCGTTCACGCTGATGGCGCTCCTCGGAGCGATGATCGAGCGGGGCGAGGACCACCGTGAGGTGTGGCGGATCCTCGGGATTCCGCATCCGCCGGTTGCTCCGCCGATCGAGGCGGTCGACCTGTACCCGGATGCGGTCGCGACGCTGGAGGCGGTCCGAGCCCACGGCCTCCTGGTCGGCATCGCGGGGAACCAGCCGGCCGGGGTCGAGCAGCAGCTGCGTGCGGCCGGTTGCGCGCCGGACTTCATCGCGTCGTCGACGTCCTGGGGTGTTGCGAAGCCGTCGCCGGAGTTCTTCGACCGGGTCGTCGCGGCGTCCGGCTGCCGTGCCGACGAGGTCCTGTACGTCGGCGACCGTCTGGACAACGACGTCCTGCCGGCGAGGGCAGCCGGGATGTGGGCCGCGTTCATCCGTCGCGGACCGTGGGGCCACGTGCACGCCGAGCGCATCGAGGTCGCCCAGGCCGACCTGCACCTGGAAACGTTGGACGGCGTGGTGCGCGCACTCCCCTGA
- a CDS encoding GNAT family N-acetyltransferase, translating to MTAIRLVEPDDSRALADLLVRNRAFLAPWSPIRADDHETVEGQRRDIDLVLERHHRGESVPFVVLDAAGEVAGRLTLSGIVRGPFRSCAMGYWLSEDRTGRGLATRAVAAALRHVFDDLGLHRVQAETLVHNTASQRVLARNGFVQYGLAPRYLEIAGRWQDHRMFQRLRDDPPVSSGH from the coding sequence ATGACCGCGATCCGACTGGTCGAGCCGGACGACAGTCGTGCGCTCGCCGACCTGCTCGTCCGCAACCGGGCGTTCCTCGCCCCGTGGAGCCCGATCCGCGCCGACGACCACGAGACCGTCGAGGGGCAACGGCGGGACATCGACCTGGTCCTGGAGCGCCACCATCGCGGCGAGAGCGTCCCGTTCGTGGTCCTCGACGCCGCCGGTGAGGTGGCCGGCCGCCTGACCCTCAGCGGCATCGTGCGTGGACCGTTCCGGTCGTGCGCGATGGGGTACTGGCTGTCGGAGGACCGCACCGGCCGCGGTCTCGCCACCCGGGCGGTCGCCGCAGCGCTCCGGCATGTGTTCGACGACCTCGGCCTGCACCGGGTCCAGGCGGAGACCCTCGTCCACAACACCGCGTCCCAGCGGGTCCTGGCCCGGAACGGGTTCGTCCAGTACGGGCTCGCTCCGCGGTACCTGGAGATCGCGGGCCGGTGGCAGGACCACCGCATGTTCCAGCGGCTGCGCGACGACCCTCCGGTGTCGTCCGGCCATTGA
- the rbsD gene encoding D-ribose pyranase has translation MKKGGILNAELNAGLSRLGHGDLVVVADCGLPIPPGVPVVDLALVHGVPRFVDVLDALLGDAVFQECIAASEAAGTEAGTWLGDRFPDRRSVPHEELKTMSAGARLFVRTGEATAFANAVLVCGVPF, from the coding sequence GTGAAGAAGGGCGGGATCCTCAACGCCGAGCTGAACGCCGGACTGAGCCGACTCGGACACGGGGACCTGGTCGTCGTCGCGGACTGCGGACTGCCGATCCCGCCCGGGGTGCCGGTGGTGGACCTCGCCCTCGTGCACGGCGTCCCGCGGTTCGTCGACGTCCTCGACGCACTGCTCGGCGACGCGGTGTTCCAGGAGTGCATCGCGGCGTCCGAAGCCGCGGGCACCGAGGCCGGCACCTGGCTCGGCGACCGGTTCCCCGACCGCCGCTCGGTGCCGCACGAGGAGCTGAAGACGATGTCCGCCGGTGCACGGCTGTTCGTCCGCACCGGCGAGGCGACGGCCTTCGCGAACGCGGTGCTGGTCTGCGGCGTCCCGTTCTGA